A window of the Butyricimonas virosa genome harbors these coding sequences:
- the sufD gene encoding Fe-S cluster assembly protein SufD: MERLEKINNDFATLFREGQRLLQEGCGDVMNRHREEAFQRFEALGGIPYKTEDYLYADTLPVFDRDYRVVLKYIKQEVEVGEIFKCHVPNLDTNLILTINGWFVQENAMPEIPEGVVICSIAEASVKYKELFEQHYNQYTKPADADGLVALNTAFAQDGVFVYVPDRVVMERPLQIVNLMRANADLMSFQRNMVILGRDAKATILVCDHTLSDDNFLSNNATEVVVGENSAFEYYHVQNQHIEASQINSVFVSQKRNSRYDANVISLYGGFIRNNLFAALTEEGCESNLYGMYLSDKKQQVDNFTFIDHIAPHCTSNQHFKGVLDDAALANFAGRIVVRPDAQQTEAYQANNNLLLTDTAQVNTKPQLVIDADDVKCSHGATVGQIDEEAMFYLRSRGIGEAEARMMMMFGFAHEIVGRVKLAPLRDEIDNLVDKRLRGELTKCHNCVMHCKK, encoded by the coding sequence ATGGAAAGATTAGAAAAGATAAATAATGATTTTGCGACTCTGTTTCGGGAGGGACAACGTTTACTGCAAGAAGGATGCGGTGACGTGATGAACCGACACCGGGAGGAGGCTTTTCAACGTTTCGAAGCTTTGGGAGGAATCCCCTATAAAACGGAGGACTATCTTTACGCGGATACCTTACCGGTATTTGACCGGGATTATAGGGTGGTGCTGAAGTATATCAAGCAAGAGGTTGAGGTAGGCGAGATATTCAAATGTCACGTGCCGAATCTGGATACCAATCTGATTTTGACGATCAACGGTTGGTTCGTGCAGGAGAATGCAATGCCGGAAATACCTGAAGGCGTGGTAATTTGCAGCATTGCAGAGGCTAGCGTGAAATACAAGGAGTTATTTGAACAACATTATAACCAGTACACGAAACCGGCGGATGCGGATGGATTGGTGGCGTTGAACACGGCATTTGCCCAAGACGGGGTGTTCGTGTATGTTCCGGATCGGGTGGTAATGGAGCGTCCGTTGCAGATCGTGAACCTGATGCGGGCAAATGCAGATTTGATGTCGTTCCAGAGGAATATGGTGATCTTGGGACGTGATGCTAAAGCGACTATTCTCGTTTGTGATCACACGTTGTCCGATGATAATTTCTTATCCAATAATGCCACGGAGGTCGTTGTCGGGGAGAACTCGGCTTTTGAATACTATCATGTTCAGAATCAACATATCGAGGCTTCCCAGATAAACAGCGTGTTTGTTTCACAGAAGCGTAATTCCCGCTATGATGCAAACGTGATTTCCCTGTATGGCGGGTTTATTCGTAACAACCTGTTTGCCGCTTTGACGGAAGAGGGATGCGAGAGTAATCTTTACGGGATGTATTTGTCGGATAAGAAACAGCAGGTGGATAACTTCACCTTTATTGACCACATTGCGCCTCATTGTACGAGTAATCAACATTTCAAAGGGGTATTGGATGATGCGGCATTGGCTAATTTTGCCGGACGAATTGTCGTGCGTCCCGATGCCCAGCAGACGGAGGCCTATCAAGCAAATAATAATTTGCTGTTGACGGATACGGCACAAGTAAACACGAAACCTCAATTAGTGATTGATGCCGATGATGTAAAGTGTAGCCATGGAGCCACGGTTGGCCAAATTGATGAAGAGGCCATGTTCTATCTTCGTTCCCGCGGGATCGGGGAGGCAGAGGCTCGAATGATGATGATGTTCGGTTTTGCGCATGAGATTGTCGGACGGGTGAAACTTGCACCTCTTCGGGACGAGATCGATAATCTGGTGGATAAACGCTTAAGAGGAGAATTAACCAAGTGTCACAACTGTGTGATGCATTGTAAGAAATAA
- a CDS encoding aminotransferase class V-fold PLP-dependent enzyme, translated as MFDVNRIRKNFPILEEKIYGKPLVYLDNGATTQRPLRVVEKMTEYYLRYNSNVHRGVHYLSNKCTDANEQARETVREFIHAESTDEVIFTRGTTESINLVAYTFGEAFIREGDEIIVTEMEHHANIVPWQMLCERKKAVLKVVPFNDKGELDMEVFRGFLNERVKLVGVAYVSNVLGTVNPVKEMIDAAHAIGAYALVDGAQAIQHIPVDVQVLDCDFFAFSGHKVYGPTGVGILYGKRNLLEQMPPWQGGGEMIKEVRFEKTTYNELPFKFEAGTPDFIGVVGLGEALEYVKSIGLQEIAEYEHGLMDYAMKQIREIPSIILYGDAVNKSSVISFGIEGVHPFDLGTLLDKMGVAIRTGQLCAEPVMQHYGVPGMARASIAMYNTREEIDIFCEGLRKIEKIFKL; from the coding sequence ATGTTTGACGTCAATCGGATTAGAAAGAATTTCCCGATATTAGAGGAAAAAATTTATGGTAAACCGTTGGTTTACTTGGATAATGGTGCAACGACCCAGCGACCTTTACGGGTGGTGGAAAAGATGACGGAGTATTATTTGCGTTACAATTCCAATGTACATCGGGGGGTGCACTATCTGAGTAATAAATGTACGGATGCCAATGAACAAGCCCGGGAAACCGTGAGGGAGTTTATCCATGCGGAGTCCACGGATGAGGTGATATTTACCCGGGGAACGACCGAGAGTATTAATCTCGTGGCTTACACTTTCGGGGAGGCTTTTATCCGGGAAGGTGATGAGATCATCGTGACGGAAATGGAACATCATGCCAATATTGTTCCTTGGCAAATGCTGTGTGAACGTAAGAAGGCCGTGTTGAAAGTTGTGCCTTTTAATGATAAGGGTGAGTTGGATATGGAGGTGTTCCGGGGATTTTTGAATGAACGGGTAAAATTGGTCGGTGTCGCTTATGTTTCCAACGTGTTGGGTACGGTGAATCCAGTGAAGGAGATGATAGACGCTGCTCATGCAATCGGAGCTTATGCTTTGGTTGATGGGGCTCAAGCCATTCAACATATTCCGGTTGACGTGCAGGTATTGGATTGTGATTTTTTCGCTTTTTCAGGGCATAAGGTATACGGGCCCACGGGAGTTGGTATTCTGTATGGAAAACGTAATCTGTTGGAGCAAATGCCACCCTGGCAGGGCGGGGGAGAAATGATTAAGGAAGTTCGTTTCGAGAAAACGACTTATAATGAATTGCCTTTTAAATTCGAGGCGGGGACCCCGGATTTTATCGGGGTTGTCGGTTTAGGTGAGGCTTTGGAGTACGTGAAAAGTATCGGTTTACAGGAGATTGCTGAATATGAACATGGCTTGATGGATTATGCTATGAAGCAGATTCGAGAGATTCCGAGCATTATTTTGTACGGGGATGCCGTGAATAAGTCTTCCGTGATTTCGTTCGGTATTGAGGGAGTACATCCTTTCGATCTGGGCACTTTGCTGGATAAGATGGGAGTTGCCATACGTACGGGACAACTGTGTGCGGAACCGGTGATGCAACATTACGGGGTACCGGGAATGGCTCGTGCCTCCATAGCCATGTATAACACTCGGGAAGAAATAGATATTTTCTGTGAAGGGTTAAGAAAGATAGAAAAGATTTTCAAATTATAA
- a CDS encoding SufE family protein, with amino-acid sequence MTIEEIQNQIVDEFSMYDDWMDKYAYLIEIGNGLSAMDETHKTEDNLIKGCQSRVWFHAELREGKLYFEADSDAIITKGIAGLLIRVFSGQTPHDIVNANLDFIDKIGLTQHLSPTRSNGLLSMVKQIKYYALAYEGK; translated from the coding sequence ATGACGATAGAAGAGATTCAGAATCAAATCGTGGACGAGTTTTCCATGTATGATGATTGGATGGATAAATATGCTTATCTGATAGAAATAGGTAATGGCTTGAGTGCGATGGATGAAACGCATAAGACGGAGGACAATTTGATCAAAGGATGTCAGTCTCGGGTATGGTTTCATGCCGAACTACGGGAGGGTAAGTTGTATTTTGAAGCCGATAGTGATGCCATTATCACGAAAGGTATTGCCGGGTTATTGATCCGGGTATTCTCCGGTCAGACACCTCACGACATTGTGAATGCTAATCTGGATTTTATCGATAAGATCGGCTTGACTCAACACCTGTCCCCGACACGTTCTAACGGGTTATTGTCGATGGTTAAACAAATAAAGTATTATGCCTTGGCATACGAGGGAAAATAA
- a CDS encoding metal-sulfur cluster assembly factor has protein sequence MGKSLMEDLVIEKLSTVYDPEVPVNIWELGLVYNIEFPKQNEVIITMTLTAPGCPIADQIVQEVHDVVLTIDGIDEATVNLTFEPAWSPERMSEVARLELGFDI, from the coding sequence ATGGGAAAAAGTTTAATGGAAGATTTAGTTATTGAAAAATTATCTACCGTTTATGACCCGGAGGTTCCGGTGAATATATGGGAGTTGGGGCTTGTTTATAATATTGAATTTCCAAAGCAAAACGAGGTGATTATAACCATGACCCTAACTGCTCCGGGATGTCCGATCGCAGATCAAATCGTGCAGGAAGTGCATGATGTAGTGCTGACGATCGACGGAATTGATGAGGCTACGGTAAATTTAACTTTTGAACCGGCTTGGAGTCCGGAAAGAATGAGCGAAGTGGCCCGGTTGGAGTTGGGATTTGATATTTAA
- the queG gene encoding tRNA epoxyqueuosine(34) reductase QueG has protein sequence MEVLSEIAKACGFDACGVVPVDVLSRERERLERWIRQGFHAGMNYMANNIEKRVNPALLVEGARSVIVTLTNYYTPKLQLEGIPVVARYAYGKDYHGVVKDRLFKLYACLEEAIGQKITGRVFVDSAPVFEHEWARRAGLGWIGRNSLLIHPRLGSYCFIGVIISDFEPSRYSLPEERNFCGQCNRCVEACPTGALSSHEVNANLCIAYNTIERKDDIPSEMKKKMGDRFFGCDACQEVCPWNRKAVLHHVEEFSPNEWLMRMSREDWLSLDEEIFRERFKDSPLLRPGLEQIKRSVK, from the coding sequence ATGGAGGTATTATCAGAAATAGCTAAAGCGTGCGGGTTTGATGCCTGTGGAGTTGTCCCGGTGGATGTTTTATCCCGGGAGAGGGAAAGGTTAGAGCGATGGATCAGACAAGGATTTCATGCGGGAATGAATTACATGGCGAATAATATAGAGAAGCGGGTGAATCCCGCTTTACTTGTTGAAGGGGCCCGCTCGGTGATTGTGACTTTGACAAACTATTATACTCCGAAACTCCAGTTGGAAGGTATTCCAGTGGTTGCCCGCTATGCTTACGGGAAAGATTATCACGGGGTGGTGAAAGACCGGTTGTTTAAATTGTATGCTTGCTTGGAGGAGGCTATCGGACAGAAAATAACGGGACGGGTGTTTGTAGATTCCGCTCCCGTGTTTGAACACGAGTGGGCCCGACGGGCTGGGTTGGGATGGATTGGCCGGAACTCTTTGTTGATTCATCCTCGTTTGGGGTCCTATTGTTTTATTGGTGTTATTATATCCGATTTTGAACCTTCAAGGTATTCCCTACCCGAAGAGCGGAATTTTTGTGGTCAGTGTAACCGGTGTGTGGAGGCTTGTCCCACGGGAGCCCTTTCCTCGCATGAAGTGAATGCTAACCTTTGTATTGCTTATAACACGATCGAGAGAAAAGATGACATCCCGTCAGAAATGAAGAAAAAGATGGGAGATCGCTTTTTTGGGTGTGATGCTTGTCAGGAGGTCTGTCCGTGGAATCGGAAAGCCGTACTACATCATGTAGAGGAATTTTCCCCGAATGAATGGTTGATGCGGATGAGTCGGGAGGATTGGTTATCGCTTGATGAGGAAATTTTTCGAGAACGCTTTAAGGATTCTCCTCTTTTACGGCCCGGATTGGAGCAGATTAAGCGCAGTGTCAAGTGA
- a CDS encoding RNA polymerase sigma-70 factor, giving the protein MARDKSMENGTVNNRITSEKEFEEVFRYYYRPLFLFAYGYVMDEGEAENIVQSVFTEMWEKRKNLPENLNLRAYLYSSVKHACLRYFKRLQLLDEYKKRQAEALVLSFADDDIEDDRELIALVQKALSQLSEQQRRIVELHVMEGKKYLEIADLLQLSENTVRTHLKRAYKILRENLSCLFPNIFF; this is encoded by the coding sequence ATGGCTAGGGATAAATCGATGGAAAATGGTACGGTAAATAATCGAATTACTTCGGAAAAAGAATTCGAGGAGGTATTTCGTTACTATTATCGCCCATTGTTTTTATTTGCCTATGGTTATGTTATGGATGAAGGAGAAGCGGAAAATATCGTGCAATCTGTTTTTACCGAGATGTGGGAGAAACGAAAAAATTTGCCGGAGAATTTGAATCTGAGAGCTTATCTTTATTCTTCGGTAAAACATGCTTGTTTACGTTATTTTAAGCGTTTGCAACTTTTGGATGAATACAAAAAGCGGCAAGCTGAAGCTTTGGTTTTGTCTTTTGCAGATGATGATATTGAAGATGATAGAGAATTGATTGCTCTTGTTCAGAAGGCTTTGTCACAATTGTCCGAACAACAGCGTAGAATTGTGGAGCTACATGTGATGGAGGGAAAGAAATATTTGGAAATAGCCGATTTACTTCAATTATCAGAAAATACCGTGCGAACTCATTTAAAACGAGCTTATAAGATATTAAGAGAAAATCTTTCTTGTCTTTTCCCGAATATCTTTTTTTGA
- a CDS encoding deoxyguanosinetriphosphate triphosphohydrolase produces MDWNKLLSSRRYQPGSTITMFRSHDRSQFQRDYDRLIFSSPFRRLQNKTQVFPLPGNIFVHNRLTHSLEVASVGRSLGNKIAQFVKTKEALEHPEILEEIGTIVSTACLAHDLGNPPFGHSGEEAISYFFTEGEGQYLKKLLTDEEWADISHFEGNANAFRLLTHSFNGRRPGGYTMTFTTLASIVKYPFESKASLKGHKYGFFQSEKEIYKEVAEELGIIQLNSKPLQYVRHPLVYLVEAADDICYQIMDIEDSHKLKILSYDETTRILLNFYDKDTDKEDLKTISRTFRIVTDKNECIAFLRAGIINKLINACADIFCQNYEAIMNGTFQGSLIHHLTGTNKQAYETCTELAYSRIYHTNIVTQIQIAGFKILATILKEYIDAVLKPETYYARNILSVMPEQYKVHQDDSIYTKIQTVTDYVSGMTDSYALNLYRKIKGIELPEIR; encoded by the coding sequence ATGGACTGGAATAAATTATTATCATCGAGACGTTATCAACCGGGAAGTACTATCACCATGTTTCGCTCTCATGACCGATCACAATTTCAAAGAGACTACGATCGTTTAATCTTTTCCTCACCGTTTCGACGATTACAAAATAAAACTCAGGTATTCCCGTTACCGGGCAATATCTTTGTACATAACCGTCTAACTCATAGCCTAGAAGTAGCTAGCGTGGGACGTTCGCTAGGAAACAAGATTGCACAATTTGTTAAAACCAAAGAGGCATTGGAACACCCGGAAATCCTCGAAGAAATCGGTACCATTGTTAGTACGGCCTGTTTAGCTCACGATTTGGGGAATCCTCCTTTCGGACATTCCGGAGAAGAGGCTATTTCTTATTTTTTCACGGAAGGAGAAGGGCAATACTTGAAAAAACTCCTGACGGACGAGGAATGGGCTGACATCAGTCATTTCGAAGGTAACGCAAATGCTTTCCGGTTATTAACCCATAGCTTTAACGGACGCAGACCAGGTGGTTACACAATGACCTTTACCACTCTTGCATCCATTGTTAAATACCCATTTGAATCTAAAGCCTCTCTCAAAGGACATAAATACGGATTTTTCCAAAGTGAAAAAGAAATATACAAGGAAGTAGCCGAAGAACTTGGTATTATCCAACTCAACTCAAAACCTTTGCAATACGTCCGCCACCCACTCGTTTATCTGGTTGAAGCTGCTGACGATATTTGCTATCAGATCATGGATATTGAAGACTCTCATAAGCTGAAAATTCTATCCTATGATGAAACTACCCGGATACTTCTTAATTTCTACGACAAAGATACAGACAAGGAAGATTTAAAGACGATCTCCAGAACCTTCAGGATTGTCACGGACAAAAACGAATGTATCGCATTTCTACGTGCAGGTATTATTAATAAATTAATCAATGCCTGTGCAGACATCTTTTGCCAAAACTACGAGGCAATCATGAACGGAACCTTTCAAGGTAGCTTGATACATCATTTAACAGGCACCAATAAACAAGCCTATGAAACCTGTACCGAATTAGCCTATTCTCGGATTTATCACACAAATATCGTTACTCAAATACAGATTGCAGGGTTCAAAATCCTTGCCACCATATTAAAAGAATATATTGATGCTGTTCTGAAACCAGAAACCTATTACGCCCGGAATATTCTATCCGTCATGCCAGAACAGTACAAGGTTCATCAAGATGATTCCATTTACACGAAAATACAAACGGTAACGGATTACGTCTCAGGAATGACGGATTCTTACGCTTTAAATTTATACCGCAAAATAAAAGGTATCGAGTTACCAGAAATCAGATAA
- a CDS encoding acetyl-CoA hydrolase/transferase family protein: MYQGIKTVSFEEAVKVVKSGDRIHIHSVACAPQGLIQALCNRGRAGELRDVKLQHLHTEGSAPYAEAEFEGIFFLESYFVGSNVRKPTQEGYADYVPVHLSETQKLIRSGIHPVDVAMIQVCPPDKHGFVSMGTSVDATLAAVQNAKIVIGVINPNVPRAWGDAIIKLSDIDIFCEDNTPLIEAHPATLTEQDIAIGKNVASLIEDGATLQMGIGAIPNAVLSQLGNHKNLGIHTEMFADGVLPLYEKGVVNNMNKKFDKGKIVSTFLMGSKRVYDFIDDNPGVAMMDVGYTNDPFIIAQQPKMTAINSALSVDITGQVNADSLGIKFYSGSGGQLDFIRGAAASEGGKPIIALPAVTNKGVSKICPTLLNGAGVVTTRFDVHYIVTEFGIADLYGKTLQERAKTLINIAHPDHRETLDKAAFERFGSHYHFISK, encoded by the coding sequence ATGTATCAAGGAATCAAAACAGTGTCATTTGAAGAGGCTGTAAAAGTTGTAAAATCCGGAGACCGGATTCACATTCACAGTGTGGCTTGTGCCCCCCAAGGTCTAATTCAAGCTCTTTGCAACAGAGGACGTGCAGGAGAATTGAGAGACGTCAAGTTGCAACACTTGCACACGGAAGGTAGTGCCCCGTATGCAGAAGCAGAATTCGAAGGAATCTTCTTCCTAGAATCCTATTTCGTAGGCAGTAACGTGCGTAAACCGACTCAAGAAGGATATGCAGATTATGTACCCGTTCATTTGAGTGAAACCCAGAAACTGATCAGAAGCGGTATTCACCCGGTTGATGTTGCCATGATCCAAGTTTGTCCCCCGGACAAGCATGGTTTTGTATCCATGGGAACCTCTGTTGATGCCACGTTAGCTGCCGTACAGAATGCAAAAATCGTTATTGGTGTTATCAACCCGAACGTTCCTAGAGCATGGGGAGATGCTATCATCAAATTATCAGACATCGACATCTTCTGCGAGGATAATACTCCACTTATCGAGGCTCATCCGGCAACATTAACAGAGCAAGATATTGCTATCGGTAAAAATGTAGCCTCTTTGATCGAAGATGGAGCTACTCTACAAATGGGAATCGGAGCCATCCCCAATGCAGTACTTTCCCAATTAGGAAACCACAAAAACTTAGGTATTCACACGGAAATGTTTGCTGACGGAGTATTACCCTTGTATGAAAAAGGTGTTGTCAACAACATGAATAAGAAATTCGACAAAGGTAAGATCGTATCAACCTTCTTGATGGGATCAAAAAGAGTATATGACTTCATCGATGACAACCCAGGAGTAGCCATGATGGATGTAGGTTACACGAACGATCCGTTCATCATTGCACAACAACCGAAAATGACGGCTATCAATTCGGCCCTTTCTGTTGACATCACAGGCCAAGTCAACGCAGACTCTTTAGGTATTAAATTTTACAGTGGTAGTGGTGGTCAATTAGACTTCATCCGCGGAGCAGCAGCCAGCGAAGGTGGAAAACCGATCATTGCATTACCGGCAGTAACAAACAAAGGCGTGAGCAAAATTTGCCCGACCTTGTTAAACGGAGCCGGAGTTGTTACCACTCGTTTCGATGTACACTACATTGTTACGGAATTCGGTATCGCAGACCTTTATGGTAAAACCCTTCAGGAAAGAGCAAAGACTTTAATTAATATTGCTCATCCCGATCACCGAGAAACACTTGATAAAGCAGCATTCGAAAGATTTGGTAGTCACTACCACTTCATTTCAAAATAA
- the mgtE gene encoding magnesium transporter, translated as MQQFELSEELVSQIEGLIKADNKEDVSKLVEPLHSADIAEIMNELDTKEAQFLFLLLDEEKAGDVLAEIEEDERQRFIDSFPPEIIAKRFVDNMDTDDAADLVGSMPNEQQQEVLSHMEDLEQAGDIVDLLHYDEDSAGGLMGKELVKVNENWTVLTCLRELSRQAENLDEIFYIYVVDDDNILKGRLSLKKMILSPTSTKIQSIYNPDVTYVTTDEPAESVGRIMQKYDLVAIPVVDSIGRLVGRITIDDVVDVIREEAEKDYQMMSGISQDVESSDTIWDQTKARLPWLIIGLFGGMLAAYMISFYEADIALFPATAMFIPVITAMGGNVGIQSSAIVVKGLASNTLTSKNILQSISKEISCAVINACICSSIIFILSLCFNLTSLAMPITVTISLFIVIMFASMFGTAFPLLLNKLKIDPALATGPFITLTNDIIGLNIYLFTGKAILGWLL; from the coding sequence ATGCAACAGTTTGAACTCTCGGAAGAGTTAGTTTCCCAGATAGAGGGACTGATAAAAGCGGATAATAAAGAAGATGTCTCCAAGTTGGTAGAACCTCTTCATTCGGCGGATATTGCTGAAATCATGAATGAATTGGACACCAAAGAAGCCCAATTCCTGTTTCTGTTGCTAGATGAAGAGAAAGCCGGAGATGTTCTGGCAGAAATCGAAGAAGACGAAAGACAACGATTTATCGATTCTTTCCCCCCGGAAATTATAGCCAAACGTTTCGTGGACAACATGGACACGGACGATGCCGCCGACCTCGTGGGTAGTATGCCCAACGAACAACAACAAGAAGTTCTTTCACACATGGAAGACCTCGAACAAGCGGGAGACATCGTCGATCTGTTGCATTACGACGAAGATTCTGCTGGTGGACTTATGGGTAAAGAGCTAGTGAAAGTCAACGAGAATTGGACCGTCCTCACCTGCCTACGCGAACTTAGCCGACAAGCAGAGAACCTAGATGAAATATTCTACATCTACGTCGTTGATGACGACAATATCTTAAAAGGAAGACTTTCATTGAAAAAGATGATTCTTTCCCCGACATCTACCAAAATCCAAAGTATATATAACCCGGACGTAACCTACGTAACCACCGATGAACCAGCCGAATCCGTGGGACGTATCATGCAGAAGTACGATTTAGTCGCCATTCCCGTGGTTGATTCCATCGGACGCCTCGTCGGACGAATCACGATCGACGACGTGGTTGACGTGATCCGGGAAGAAGCAGAAAAAGACTACCAGATGATGTCCGGTATCTCGCAGGACGTGGAATCTTCTGACACGATCTGGGACCAAACCAAAGCACGTCTTCCGTGGCTGATCATCGGTTTATTCGGAGGAATGCTTGCAGCCTATATGATTTCTTTCTACGAGGCAGACATTGCCTTATTCCCAGCAACAGCCATGTTCATTCCTGTTATCACCGCCATGGGGGGAAACGTGGGTATCCAGTCTTCCGCCATCGTGGTAAAAGGACTTGCCTCCAACACCCTGACATCAAAAAACATATTACAGAGTATCTCAAAAGAAATTTCATGTGCGGTCATAAATGCCTGCATCTGTTCTTCCATCATTTTTATCCTATCCCTTTGTTTCAACCTAACATCACTTGCCATGCCCATCACGGTAACTATATCCTTATTTATCGTGATCATGTTCGCATCCATGTTCGGTACAGCATTCCCGTTATTACTCAATAAACTAAAGATAGATCCGGCTCTAGCTACCGGACCGTTTATCACCCTAACGAACGACATCATCGGTTTGAATATTTATCTTTTCACGGGAAAGGCCATTCTAGGCTGGCTACTGTAA
- the rsmA gene encoding 16S rRNA (adenine(1518)-N(6)/adenine(1519)-N(6))-dimethyltransferase RsmA, whose product MSIVRAKKHLGQHFLKDQNIACKITASLLPVTKGVLEIGPGMGVLTRHLLKDTKFSVLAIDIDQESIDYLHEELPAHKEQIIYGDFLKSNIRNFYTEPFSIIGNLPYNISSQIFFRILENRDLIPQVVCMIQKEVAERISASHGNKTYGILSVFLQTFYDIEYLFTVGEQVFDPPPKVKSAVIRLIRNKREKLDCDEKLFFNIVKSGFNQRRKTLRNSLKSIISPDFASETLSLRPEQLSVEDFITLCKEIQQANK is encoded by the coding sequence ATGAGTATCGTTCGAGCCAAAAAACATCTGGGACAACATTTTTTGAAAGACCAAAACATCGCTTGTAAAATCACGGCGAGTTTACTACCTGTCACCAAAGGAGTACTGGAAATCGGGCCGGGTATGGGAGTACTGACACGTCATTTATTAAAAGATACGAAATTTTCCGTGCTTGCCATTGACATCGATCAGGAGTCCATTGACTACCTACACGAAGAGCTACCTGCTCATAAAGAGCAGATTATTTACGGGGATTTTCTAAAATCGAATATTCGAAATTTCTACACAGAACCGTTTTCGATCATCGGGAATCTTCCTTATAACATCTCTTCGCAAATCTTTTTTCGTATCTTAGAAAACCGGGATTTAATACCCCAAGTCGTCTGTATGATACAAAAAGAGGTGGCCGAACGCATCAGTGCCTCTCACGGGAACAAAACATATGGAATTTTAAGCGTATTCCTGCAAACATTTTACGACATCGAGTACCTTTTCACCGTGGGAGAACAGGTTTTCGATCCACCACCAAAAGTAAAATCCGCCGTAATCCGACTCATCCGGAATAAAAGGGAAAAACTCGATTGTGACGAAAAACTTTTTTTCAATATCGTAAAATCAGGTTTCAATCAACGACGAAAAACCTTACGTAATTCTTTAAAATCAATTATTTCTCCAGATTTTGCCTCAGAAACGTTATCTTTGCGCCCGGAACAATTAAGTGTAGAGGATTTCATTACACTATGTAAAGAGATTCAGCAGGCAAACAAGTAA
- a CDS encoding lysylphosphatidylglycerol synthase transmembrane domain-containing protein encodes MLVTVFLFWLVYRDQNFDDLMKVLRDDVDYTWIWVAIVFGLLSHVSRSLRWQMLTKSMGYRISFMNSFMGVMIGYFANMAIPRMGEFTRCGVVSKYENVPFSKLLGTVVTERVFDMIMLLLLTLVVVVSQFKQVGIFLDNNEEIKQKLYTMFHSPWTYVVLGVLSVGVAGFFWFVRKGTFFTRLHHFLSGMKEGLLTVKDVKHKWLFIGHTIFIWLMYFLMLYVCFFCFQFTSHLGPMVGLTVFVLSSYGMVAPVQGGVGAWHFMVIAALMIYLPHTEEIASLSKTFALLTHGTMTLLYIVVGVLCLLFLPIYNRK; translated from the coding sequence TTGCTGGTAACAGTTTTTTTGTTCTGGCTGGTGTATCGAGATCAAAATTTCGATGATTTGATGAAGGTTTTGCGTGATGATGTCGACTATACGTGGATATGGGTAGCGATTGTTTTCGGCTTACTTAGCCACGTGAGTCGTTCTCTGCGTTGGCAGATGTTGACAAAATCTATGGGATACCGGATTTCTTTCATGAATAGTTTTATGGGGGTTATGATCGGTTATTTTGCTAATATGGCGATCCCCCGGATGGGTGAGTTTACCCGTTGCGGAGTAGTGAGTAAATATGAGAACGTGCCATTCTCGAAGTTATTGGGAACGGTTGTTACCGAGCGGGTATTTGACATGATTATGTTGCTGTTGCTTACTTTGGTTGTTGTCGTTTCGCAATTTAAACAGGTTGGGATATTCCTGGATAATAATGAAGAGATTAAACAAAAGTTATACACGATGTTTCATTCCCCATGGACTTACGTGGTGTTGGGAGTATTGAGCGTGGGGGTGGCAGGTTTCTTCTGGTTTGTACGGAAAGGTACTTTTTTCACCCGGTTACATCATTTTTTATCGGGAATGAAAGAAGGTTTATTGACCGTGAAGGACGTGAAACATAAGTGGTTATTTATTGGTCATACGATTTTTATCTGGCTGATGTATTTTCTGATGCTATACGTTTGTTTCTTCTGTTTCCAGTTCACCTCTCACTTGGGACCGATGGTTGGTTTGACCGTGTTTGTTCTTTCCAGTTACGGGATGGTGGCTCCGGTACAAGGTGGCGTGGGTGCGTGGCATTTCATGGTGATTGCAGCCTTGATGATTTATTTACCGCATACGGAAGAAATTGCCAGCCTGTCTAAGACATTTGCTTTATTGACTCACGGCACGATGACATTGTTGTATATCGTGGTAGGCGTGTTGTGTTTGTTATTCTTGCCAATATATAATCGGAAGTAA